The proteins below come from a single Garra rufa chromosome 3, GarRuf1.0, whole genome shotgun sequence genomic window:
- the tpma gene encoding tropomyosin alpha-1 chain, giving the protein MDAIKKKMQMLKLDKENALDRAEQAEADKKGAEDRSKQLEDDLVALQKKLKATEDELDKYSEALKDAQEKLELAEKKATDAEGDVASLNRRIQLVEEELDRAQERLATALQKLEEAEKAADESERGMKVIENRALKDEEKMELQEIQLKEAKHIAEEADRKYEEVARKLVIVEGELERTEERAELNESKCSELEEELKTVTNNMKSLEAQAEKYSAKEDKYEEEIKVLTDKLKEAETRAEFAERSVAKLEKTIDDLEDELYAQKLKYKAISEELDHALNDMTSI; this is encoded by the exons ATGGATGCCATTAAGAAGAAGATGCAGATGCTCAAGCTCGACAAGGAGAATGCCTTGGACAGAGCAGAGCAGGCTGAGGCCGATAAGAAGGGAGCAGAGGACAGAAGCAAGCAG CTCGAGGATGACCTGGTTGCACTGCAGAAGAAGCTGAAGGCAACTGAGGATGAGTTGGACAAATACTCTGAAGCCCTTAAGGATGCACAGGAGAAGCTGGAGCTGGCTGAGAAGAAAGCTACCGAT GCTGAGGGCGACGTCGCTTCCCTGAACAGACGTATCCAGCTGGTTGAGGAGGAGTTGGATCGCGCTCAGGAGCGTCTGGCCACTGCTCTGCAGAAGCTGGAGGAGGCTGAGAAGGCTGCTGATGAGAGTGAGAG aGGCATGAAGGTCATTGAGAACAGGGCCCTGAAGGATGAGGAGAAGATGGAACTGCAGGAGATCCAGTTGAAGGAGGCCAAGCACATTGCTGAGGAGGCCGACCGCAAGTATGAGGAG GTGGCCCGTAAGCTGGTGATTGTTGAGGGTGAGCTGGAGCGTACTGAGGAGCGTGCTGAGCTTAATGAGAG CAAGTGCTCTGAGCTGGAGGAGGAGTTGAAAACTGTGACCAACAACATGAAGTCTCTGGAGGCCCAGGCTGAGAAG TACTCCGCTAAGGAGGACAAATATGAAGAGGAGATCAAGGTCTTGACTGACAAGCTGAAGGAG GCTGAGACCCGTGCTGAGTTCGCTGAGAGATCAGTCGCCAAGCTTGAGAAGACCATTGATGATCTGGAGG ATGAATTGTATGCTCAGAAACTCAAGTACAAAGCCATCAGCGAGGAGCTGGACCACGCTCTCAACGACATGACCTCCAT TTAA